A genomic window from Halorubrum trapanicum includes:
- a CDS encoding MazG-like family protein yields the protein MDEQDRVAAFVDEYGLETDLAYHALDLESEVGEIAKEVTTSTDYGRNPAAASIATDEIGDALFALLALAEAAGVDADDALDEALAKYESRIASSGDPGSGQ from the coding sequence ATGGACGAGCAGGACCGCGTCGCGGCGTTCGTCGACGAGTACGGGTTAGAGACCGACCTCGCGTACCACGCGCTCGACTTGGAGAGCGAGGTCGGCGAGATCGCGAAGGAGGTGACCACCTCGACCGACTACGGACGCAACCCCGCCGCCGCGTCGATCGCGACCGACGAGATCGGGGACGCGCTGTTCGCGCTGCTCGCGCTCGCCGAGGCGGCCGGCGTCGACGCCGACGACGCGCTCGACGAGGCGCTGGCGAAGTACGAGTCGCGGATCGCGTCGTCGGGCGACCCCGGTTCCGGGCAGTAG
- a CDS encoding adenosylcobinamide amidohydrolase, producing the protein MFEATVREGVLRLRRPGTRWLSTGWDGGRSRAATAYNVTVPEGFDRTDLAAYRDERLARAEFDAEGNVEGDRDAAPTLFTGVSMAHARGARLGSVVAYATVGLSNPATLPMVSGAESAAAAGTAGGAEPRESTGHTEGPPDPGTVNLIVGTTRRLAPGAAANLVAVAAEAKAATLLAAAGVPGTTSDAVVVGDDPGGEPAEFSGSATAVGGAARACVRDAVRASLRSRYPDGDVPGPAADAEHGVVTDERAEVFDP; encoded by the coding sequence ATGTTTGAGGCGACAGTTCGCGAGGGCGTCCTCCGGCTCCGGCGGCCGGGGACGCGCTGGCTCTCGACCGGGTGGGACGGCGGGCGGTCGCGGGCGGCGACCGCGTACAACGTGACCGTCCCGGAGGGGTTCGACCGGACCGACCTCGCGGCCTACCGCGACGAGCGGCTGGCGCGGGCGGAGTTCGATGCCGAGGGGAACGTCGAGGGGGACCGCGACGCCGCCCCGACGCTGTTCACGGGCGTCTCGATGGCCCACGCCCGGGGCGCGCGGCTCGGCTCGGTCGTCGCGTACGCGACGGTCGGCCTCTCGAACCCCGCGACGCTGCCGATGGTGTCCGGGGCGGAGAGCGCGGCGGCCGCGGGAACGGCGGGCGGGGCCGAGCCGCGCGAGTCGACGGGGCACACCGAGGGTCCCCCAGATCCCGGAACGGTCAACCTGATCGTCGGCACCACGCGGCGGCTCGCGCCCGGGGCCGCGGCGAACCTCGTCGCGGTCGCGGCCGAGGCGAAGGCGGCGACGCTGCTCGCGGCGGCGGGCGTCCCGGGGACGACGAGCGACGCCGTCGTCGTCGGCGACGACCCAGGCGGGGAGCCGGCCGAGTTCTCGGGCAGCGCCACGGCGGTCGGCGGCGCGGCCCGCGCCTGCGTCCGGGACGCGGTCCGTGCGAGCCTGCGGTCGCGGTACCCGGACGGCGACGTGCCCGGTCCGGCGGCCGACGCCGAACACGGCGTCGTCACCGACGAGCGGGCGGAGGTTTTCGACCCATGA
- a CDS encoding helix-turn-helix domain-containing protein — translation MESGGKSADDGVEAAPNGVRAGVAIHGTGNCPVVAASTAHDGPITGVNWTHAGDTHTEEFRARDPDAVDAAEGVRSPASVVDLGDERVYRYDRPSDGECACRIIEGLDCPIADARAEDGVLLLTLHLPDLERLRDIVSALDGTAERVEVRYLVHGASRGDDVSDRTLVDRGRLTDRQCEVLRTAYRMGYFERPRDANASSVADALDISPSTFAEHLATAQRKLLEETLAEN, via the coding sequence ATGGAATCCGGAGGGAAGTCGGCGGATGACGGCGTGGAAGCCGCGCCGAACGGCGTCCGGGCGGGCGTCGCGATCCACGGGACCGGGAACTGTCCGGTCGTCGCCGCGTCGACCGCTCACGACGGTCCGATCACGGGCGTCAACTGGACGCACGCGGGCGACACGCACACCGAGGAGTTCCGCGCCCGCGACCCCGACGCGGTCGACGCCGCCGAGGGGGTCCGGTCGCCCGCGTCGGTCGTCGACCTCGGCGACGAGCGGGTGTACCGGTACGATCGCCCCAGCGACGGGGAGTGCGCCTGTCGAATCATCGAGGGGCTCGACTGCCCGATCGCCGACGCGCGCGCCGAGGACGGCGTCCTCCTCTTAACGCTCCACTTGCCCGACCTCGAACGCCTGCGCGACATCGTCTCGGCGCTCGACGGGACCGCGGAGCGCGTCGAGGTCCGCTACCTCGTCCACGGCGCGTCGCGGGGTGACGACGTCTCCGACCGCACGCTCGTCGACCGCGGCCGGCTCACCGACCGCCAGTGCGAGGTGCTGCGGACCGCCTACCGCATGGGCTACTTCGAGCGCCCCCGCGACGCCAACGCGAGCTCGGTCGCCGACGCGCTCGACATCTCCCCCTCGACGTTCGCCGAGCACCTCGCGACGGCCCAGCGGAAGCTCCTCGAAGAGACGCTCGCGGAGAACTGA
- a CDS encoding aminotransferase class I/II-fold pyridoxal phosphate-dependent enzyme, with translation MNRERAAALDREPHGSIDDPDLLDFSANANPEVPEGVERAYRAAFERARAYPPEPPAAFRRAAADYVDCDPESVVPTPGGLAAIRLGVALAVDDGDRALLPAPSFGEYAREVRLQGGEPSFVDADSVLDADPSGHALAVVCTPNNPTGTGYDRDALLGFAERCRAAGTVLLVDEAFLGFTERASLAGTDGVVVARALTKLFGLPGIRAGFAVATGGLGAALRGARRTWNLGAPALATGEYCLRQEEFVRETRERVRRERERLRAALAERYDVAPSEAPFLLLDVGDRDVDRVIERARDRGVAVRDARSFRGLGSHVRVAVRRPAENDRLLAALGVGGGGAGEGGSDGDGGVESDV, from the coding sequence ATGAACCGGGAGCGCGCGGCGGCGCTCGACCGCGAGCCGCACGGCAGCATCGACGACCCCGACCTGCTCGACTTCAGCGCGAACGCGAACCCCGAGGTCCCCGAGGGGGTCGAGCGCGCCTACCGGGCGGCCTTCGAGCGGGCGCGGGCGTACCCGCCCGAGCCGCCGGCGGCGTTCCGGCGGGCGGCCGCCGACTACGTCGACTGTGACCCCGAGTCGGTCGTTCCGACGCCCGGCGGGCTGGCGGCGATCCGGCTCGGGGTCGCGCTCGCGGTCGACGACGGCGACCGCGCACTCCTGCCGGCGCCGAGCTTCGGCGAGTACGCCCGCGAGGTCCGGCTCCAGGGGGGCGAGCCGTCGTTCGTCGACGCCGACAGCGTCCTCGACGCCGACCCGAGCGGCCACGCGCTCGCGGTCGTCTGCACGCCGAACAACCCCACCGGGACCGGCTACGACCGCGACGCGCTGCTGGGGTTCGCGGAGCGGTGCCGGGCGGCCGGGACCGTCCTGCTCGTCGACGAGGCGTTCCTCGGGTTCACCGAGCGCGCGTCGCTCGCGGGGACCGACGGCGTCGTCGTCGCGCGGGCGCTCACCAAGCTGTTCGGCCTCCCCGGGATCCGGGCCGGCTTCGCGGTCGCGACGGGCGGCCTCGGCGCGGCGCTGCGGGGCGCCCGCCGGACGTGGAACCTGGGCGCCCCGGCGCTCGCGACGGGCGAGTACTGTCTCCGGCAGGAGGAGTTCGTTCGCGAGACCCGCGAGCGCGTGCGGCGGGAGCGCGAGCGGCTGCGGGCCGCGCTCGCCGAGCGGTACGACGTGGCCCCCTCCGAGGCGCCGTTCCTCCTCCTCGACGTCGGCGACCGCGACGTCGACCGCGTCATCGAGCGCGCCCGCGACCGGGGCGTCGCCGTCCGCGACGCGCGCTCCTTCCGCGGGCTCGGCTCGCACGTCCGCGTTGCGGTGCGCCGCCCGGCGGAGAACGACCGCCTGCTGGCGGCGCTCGGCGTCGGCGGTGGCGGGGCCGGGGAGGGCGGGTCGGACGGTGACGGAGGGGTGGAGAGCGATGTTTGA
- a CDS encoding cobyric acid synthase translates to MSGSDADTVLIAGTASHVGKSTLAAGLCRLLARRGVSVAPYKAQNMSNNARVALTPDGEWGEIGVSQHVQARAAEIPATTDMNPVLLKPRGGGESQVIVDGEAVANAPASAYYDDHWDDARAAAVAAHERLAADHDVIVAEGAGSVAEINLRDRDLANVECARFADAAILIAVDIERGGAFASLYGTLELLPDDLRERVCGAVITKFRGDPDLLEPGIEEIEARTGVPVVGVVPHDDPGLPAEDSLSLPGGATSGGGDGSGSESGDGSESGGGLGGDDGVPDDASVRVGVPRLPRISNFTDLEPLAREPGVRVAYLPLDAALDGVDAVVLPGSKNTVDDLLALREAGFDAALRAFDGPVVGVCGGYQLLGERLVGADVEGVGDRETVPGVGLLPVETEFSTDKRVERVTCAVDGVGPIAGAAGRATGYEIRAGRTRLLDDAASDGLATAPLGAESVATDRVLGTYLHGLFETAALRDAFVEAVFASAGRTRPDAGRAERSPYERAADLVADHVDLAAAGLDGLGESAE, encoded by the coding sequence ATGTCCGGCTCCGACGCCGACACCGTCCTGATCGCGGGCACCGCGAGCCACGTCGGCAAGAGCACGCTCGCGGCGGGGCTCTGTCGCCTGCTCGCGCGGCGAGGCGTCTCGGTCGCCCCGTACAAGGCCCAGAACATGAGCAACAACGCGCGCGTCGCGCTGACGCCGGACGGCGAGTGGGGCGAAATCGGCGTCTCCCAGCACGTCCAGGCGCGGGCGGCCGAGATCCCGGCGACGACCGACATGAACCCCGTGCTGCTCAAGCCCCGCGGCGGCGGCGAGAGCCAAGTGATCGTCGACGGCGAGGCGGTCGCGAACGCCCCGGCGTCGGCGTACTACGACGACCACTGGGACGACGCCCGCGCGGCCGCCGTGGCGGCTCACGAGCGACTCGCGGCCGACCACGACGTGATCGTGGCGGAGGGCGCCGGCAGCGTCGCCGAGATTAACCTCCGCGACCGCGACCTCGCGAACGTCGAGTGCGCGCGGTTCGCGGACGCGGCGATCCTGATCGCGGTCGACATCGAGCGCGGCGGCGCGTTCGCGAGCCTCTACGGGACCCTCGAACTGCTCCCCGACGACCTCCGCGAGCGCGTGTGCGGCGCCGTGATCACGAAGTTCCGGGGCGACCCGGACCTCCTCGAACCCGGCATCGAGGAGATAGAGGCGCGGACGGGGGTGCCGGTCGTCGGCGTCGTCCCGCACGACGATCCGGGGCTCCCCGCGGAGGACAGCCTCTCGCTGCCGGGCGGGGCGACCTCCGGGGGCGGAGACGGGAGCGGGAGCGAGAGCGGTGACGGCTCCGAGAGCGGAGGCGGCCTCGGCGGCGACGACGGCGTCCCCGACGACGCGAGCGTCCGGGTCGGGGTCCCGCGGCTCCCCCGGATCTCGAACTTCACCGACCTGGAGCCGCTGGCGCGCGAACCGGGCGTCCGGGTCGCCTACCTGCCGCTCGACGCCGCGCTCGACGGGGTCGACGCGGTCGTCCTCCCCGGGTCGAAGAACACCGTCGACGACCTCCTAGCGCTCCGCGAGGCGGGTTTCGACGCGGCGCTGCGCGCGTTCGACGGCCCCGTGGTCGGCGTCTGCGGCGGCTACCAGCTGCTCGGCGAGCGGCTCGTCGGCGCCGACGTCGAGGGCGTCGGCGACCGCGAGACGGTGCCGGGGGTCGGGCTCCTTCCCGTCGAGACCGAGTTCTCGACTGACAAGCGCGTCGAGCGCGTGACGTGCGCCGTCGACGGCGTCGGACCGATCGCCGGCGCGGCGGGGCGGGCGACCGGGTACGAGATCCGTGCGGGGCGGACGCGACTCCTCGATGACGCCGCGAGCGACGGCCTAGCGACGGCGCCCCTCGGCGCGGAGAGTGTCGCCACCGACCGAGTCCTCGGCACGTACCTCCACGGGCTCTTCGAAACGGCGGCGCTGCGAGACGCCTTCGTTGAGGCCGTCTTCGCGAGCGCGGGCCGGACGCGCCCGGACGCGGGGAGGGCAGAGCGTTCCCCGTACGAGCGGGCGGCGGACCTCGTCGCGGACCACGTGGACCTGGCCGCGGCCGGTCTCGACGGCCTCGGCGAGTCGGCGGAGTGA
- a CDS encoding NTP transferase domain-containing protein: MCGGRGTRLGDGEKPLATVAGRSMVDRALDALAASRVETAYAAVSPHTPRTRERLVERQSGGGTEPEPEPPELAVVDTPGDGYVADLQAALAEGPAAPTLALAVDLPLLDGAAVDAVLDAHAAAAADALSVRVPAARKRELGASADAATRYEETPADRVPAGVNVVGALDGAGDEAARVTRDARLAVNVNRPGDRRLAERILAGDPDAPALPSGGVDWLDAGDAGEGSAGGESR; the protein is encoded by the coding sequence ATGTGCGGCGGCCGGGGGACGCGACTCGGCGACGGCGAGAAGCCGCTCGCGACGGTCGCCGGGCGGTCGATGGTCGACCGCGCGCTCGACGCGCTCGCGGCGAGCCGGGTCGAGACCGCGTACGCGGCCGTCTCGCCGCACACCCCGCGAACGCGAGAACGACTGGTCGAGCGCCAGAGCGGTGGCGGGACCGAGCCGGAACCGGAGCCGCCCGAACTCGCCGTCGTCGACACGCCGGGCGATGGCTACGTCGCGGACCTTCAAGCGGCGCTCGCCGAGGGACCGGCGGCGCCGACGCTCGCCCTCGCGGTCGACCTCCCGCTGCTCGACGGGGCGGCCGTCGACGCGGTCCTCGACGCCCACGCCGCGGCGGCCGCCGACGCGCTGTCGGTCCGCGTGCCCGCGGCGCGCAAGCGGGAGCTGGGCGCGAGCGCCGACGCCGCGACCCGGTACGAGGAAACGCCCGCCGATCGCGTCCCCGCCGGCGTCAACGTCGTCGGCGCGCTCGACGGCGCCGGCGACGAGGCCGCCCGGGTCACCCGCGACGCCCGCCTCGCCGTCAACGTCAACCGCCCGGGAGACCGCCGACTCGCCGAACGGATCCTCGCCGGCGACCCGGACGCGCCCGCGCTCCCGAGCGGCGGGGTCGACTGGCTCGACGCGGGCGACGCGGGCGAGGGGTCGGCGGGAGGTGAGTCGCGATGA
- the trxA gene encoding thioredoxin — protein sequence MSDAADANDSAGDDAKTERERIRERKRRELEARLGDGEAVDGSAGTDAGDDGGAATPSEPIHVNGTEELQRTIDDHDVVLVDCYADWCGPCQVMEPTIEALAAETDAAVAKVDVDANQAVAQQLGARSIPTLVLYADGEAVDRFVGAQDRATLESAIDEHAA from the coding sequence ATGAGCGACGCAGCCGACGCGAACGATTCGGCGGGGGACGACGCGAAGACGGAGCGCGAGCGCATCCGCGAACGGAAGCGGCGGGAGCTCGAAGCGCGCCTCGGCGACGGCGAGGCGGTCGACGGGAGCGCCGGAACCGATGCCGGCGACGACGGCGGAGCGGCGACTCCGAGCGAGCCGATCCACGTGAACGGAACGGAGGAGCTTCAGCGCACGATCGACGACCACGACGTCGTCCTCGTGGACTGTTACGCGGACTGGTGCGGCCCCTGTCAGGTGATGGAGCCGACGATCGAGGCACTCGCGGCCGAGACCGACGCCGCCGTCGCGAAGGTCGACGTGGACGCCAATCAGGCGGTCGCCCAGCAGCTGGGGGCGCGCAGCATCCCGACGCTCGTCCTGTACGCGGACGGCGAGGCCGTCGACCGGTTCGTCGGCGCGCAGGACCGCGCGACGCTCGAATCCGCGATCGACGAGCACGCCGCCTGA
- the fdhF gene encoding formate dehydrogenase subunit alpha — translation MTDPTETTDRSFESNPTVCPFCGVGCSVEYAGGGAATGVEGPVNGRGEICPKGAAAFDVVDSDDRLTEPLVRHDGRFVTAPWDEALDRVAEGIGRVVDEHGPDAVQFFASSNCTNEENYVLQKLARVLGTNNVDNCARLCHASTVAAMSERLGAGAMTNTLDDLGEADCLFVNGANPAEQHPVAFRSYLLPAIRDGATLVHVDPRANDTTEAADVHLPLRPGTDIEVANAVAAVLVEEDLVDEEFLAERTTGFDRLREHFAEVDVAASAEAAGVDPETVREAARAYGEADRAAIVTGMGTSQHRCGTDNVHALLNLALLTGNVGRPGTGVNPLRGQNNVQGASDVGGLPSVLPGYEPVTDPDARERVAAEWGVEPPAEPGLTEVEATHRFGDDVRAAVVFGENPAVTEPNATAVASAFDDLDYCVVVDLFETRTAAHADVVLPGSAWAEKAGTVTNTDRRVMRMRPNADLPGNARRDFAILTALGRRLTDRSKAFDYDGPEDAFDELTRVAPIYEGMSYDGIGDGYQRWPFDADAGRGTEVLHDETFATGERTAPLAVVDPVPPADDLAAGELTLTTGRVLQHFNSGALSRRSDRLMAMRGEDALQIHPDDAAERGIEDGDRVTVSNERGTVEVAADVTPAVREGVTFCTFHYAEPLANALTGDALDPEAGIPEFKHSAVTVEPAAAGEAGDRSEAAGDD, via the coding sequence ATGACCGACCCGACCGAGACGACTGACCGGAGCTTCGAGTCGAACCCCACCGTCTGTCCGTTCTGCGGCGTCGGCTGTAGCGTCGAGTACGCCGGGGGCGGCGCCGCGACCGGCGTCGAGGGACCGGTGAACGGGCGCGGCGAGATCTGCCCGAAGGGGGCGGCCGCGTTCGACGTGGTCGACAGCGACGACCGCCTGACGGAGCCGCTCGTCCGGCACGACGGGCGCTTCGTCACGGCGCCGTGGGACGAGGCGCTCGACCGCGTCGCCGAGGGGATCGGGCGCGTCGTCGACGAGCACGGCCCGGACGCCGTCCAGTTCTTCGCGTCGTCGAACTGTACGAACGAGGAGAACTACGTCCTCCAGAAGCTCGCGCGCGTCCTCGGGACGAACAACGTGGACAACTGCGCGCGGCTCTGCCACGCCTCGACGGTCGCAGCGATGAGCGAGCGGCTCGGGGCGGGCGCGATGACGAACACCTTAGACGACCTCGGGGAGGCCGACTGTCTCTTCGTCAACGGCGCCAACCCGGCCGAGCAACACCCCGTCGCGTTCCGGTCGTACCTCCTCCCGGCGATCCGCGACGGCGCGACGCTGGTCCACGTCGATCCGCGCGCGAACGACACGACCGAGGCGGCCGACGTCCACCTCCCGCTGCGGCCCGGCACCGACATCGAGGTCGCGAACGCGGTCGCCGCGGTGCTCGTCGAGGAGGACCTCGTGGACGAGGAATTTCTCGCGGAGCGGACGACCGGGTTCGACCGGCTGCGCGAACACTTCGCCGAGGTGGACGTCGCCGCGAGCGCCGAGGCGGCCGGGGTCGACCCGGAGACGGTCCGCGAGGCCGCGCGGGCGTACGGCGAGGCCGACCGCGCCGCGATCGTGACGGGAATGGGGACGAGCCAGCACCGCTGCGGCACCGACAACGTCCACGCCCTGCTCAACCTCGCGCTCCTGACCGGCAACGTCGGCCGCCCCGGGACCGGCGTGAACCCCCTGCGCGGCCAGAACAACGTCCAGGGCGCGAGCGACGTGGGCGGGCTCCCGAGCGTGCTCCCCGGCTACGAGCCCGTGACCGACCCGGACGCCCGCGAGCGCGTCGCCGCGGAGTGGGGCGTCGAGCCGCCGGCGGAGCCCGGGTTGACCGAGGTCGAGGCCACGCACCGCTTCGGCGACGACGTGCGCGCCGCGGTCGTCTTCGGGGAGAACCCGGCGGTCACCGAGCCGAACGCGACCGCGGTCGCGTCGGCGTTCGACGACCTCGATTACTGCGTCGTCGTCGACCTGTTCGAGACGCGGACGGCGGCGCACGCGGACGTGGTCCTCCCCGGGAGCGCGTGGGCCGAGAAGGCCGGTACGGTGACGAACACCGACCGCCGCGTGATGCGGATGCGTCCCAACGCCGACCTGCCGGGGAACGCGCGGCGCGACTTCGCGATCCTGACCGCGCTCGGCCGGCGGCTGACCGACCGCTCGAAGGCGTTCGACTACGACGGCCCCGAGGACGCGTTCGACGAGCTGACGCGCGTCGCGCCCATCTACGAGGGGATGAGCTACGATGGCATCGGCGACGGCTACCAGCGGTGGCCGTTCGACGCCGACGCGGGGCGCGGTACGGAGGTGTTACACGACGAGACGTTCGCGACGGGCGAGCGCACCGCGCCGCTCGCGGTCGTCGACCCCGTCCCGCCCGCGGACGACCTCGCCGCCGGCGAGCTGACGCTGACGACCGGCCGCGTGCTCCAGCACTTCAACAGCGGGGCGCTCAGCCGGCGCTCGGACCGCCTGATGGCGATGCGCGGCGAGGACGCGCTCCAGATCCACCCGGACGACGCGGCCGAGCGCGGGATCGAGGACGGGGACCGGGTGACCGTCTCGAACGAACGCGGGACCGTCGAGGTCGCGGCCGACGTCACCCCGGCGGTCCGCGAGGGCGTGACGTTCTGTACGTTCCACTACGCGGAGCCGCTCGCGAACGCCCTGACGGGTGACGCGCTCGATCCCGAGGCCGGAATCCCGGAGTTCAAGCACTCGGCGGTCACCGTCGAACCGGCCGCCGCCGGCGAGGCGGGCGACAGAAGCGAGGCGGCCGGCGACGACTGA
- a CDS encoding cob(I)yrinic acid a,c-diamide adenosyltransferase, which produces MTTNHDDDADAPEPSEDQRRAATPGGGTAPEPQPIEPAAPEEFGLVQAWWGDGKGKTTAAMGMGFRAAGHGYRVHMLQFMKGGADSVEGVRGEYNAIAAVPGFSYENAGHYGWHGLLDGSADDEHEAKAAAAFERAEALVAGAADADLTEPLPLDGDPEAGVHVLILDELLYAADRGLVDPDDVVALAESKPEGLELVLTGSHAEPDYLDGVADLITNVRKVAHPFDDGQRARRGTEY; this is translated from the coding sequence ATGACAACGAACCACGACGACGACGCTGACGCACCGGAACCGAGCGAGGACCAGCGGCGCGCCGCCACGCCCGGCGGGGGCACGGCGCCCGAGCCGCAACCGATCGAGCCGGCGGCGCCCGAGGAGTTCGGGCTCGTTCAGGCCTGGTGGGGCGACGGCAAGGGGAAGACCACGGCGGCGATGGGAATGGGCTTCCGGGCCGCGGGCCACGGCTACCGCGTCCATATGCTCCAGTTCATGAAGGGGGGCGCGGACAGCGTCGAGGGGGTCCGCGGCGAGTACAACGCGATCGCCGCGGTGCCGGGGTTCTCCTACGAGAACGCCGGCCACTACGGCTGGCACGGCCTGCTCGACGGCTCGGCGGACGACGAACACGAGGCGAAGGCGGCGGCCGCCTTCGAGCGCGCGGAGGCGCTCGTCGCGGGCGCCGCCGACGCGGACCTGACCGAACCGCTCCCGCTCGACGGCGACCCGGAGGCCGGCGTCCACGTGCTGATACTCGACGAACTGCTGTACGCGGCCGACCGCGGCCTCGTCGACCCGGACGACGTCGTCGCGCTCGCCGAGTCGAAACCCGAGGGGCTCGAACTCGTCCTCACCGGGAGCCACGCCGAGCCCGACTACCTCGACGGCGTCGCCGACCTGATAACGAACGTCCGCAAGGTCGCGCACCCGTTCGACGACGGGCAGCGCGCTCGGCGGGGCACGGAGTACTGA
- a CDS encoding globin-coupled sensor protein — MATSGEYGRKDFGQGGLNDGLDASALVDEIGLDDDEIAWRKEFVGFDEEDERRLSRYEDAFADNADQIADDFYENLTGHQQTVDVIGRSEKGLEQLKRTQSAYLVTLAEGDYGEEYFEDRARIGKIHDMLEMPMKHYLGQYGVYYDLILPIIGDRLADSLTDRLAPDAADATVDDATAAAVEEEVDDAIEDLLSVLRIVNLDMQVVTDTYIHSYSEKLSKVVEENERLMAEVEDEVEEPIADLRESASDVADSAAEVGDAAEDQSERVAEVSSEVANLSATVEEVASTADEVERTSSRAETLAEDGRDAADDAAAAMDDIGDAVDEVAEDVEALQERVEEIDEFVDAINGIADQTNLLALNASIEAARAGEAGAGFGVVADEIKSLAEESQEHASDIESMVDGIRTDTEETVESLSETTVRVDEGSERVDDATESLTAIAEAVTETADGIDEVSDVTDEQAAAAEEIAATIDGVVEQSSRISERMQELAAESERQSAAVEEVERTVRRLTLESGTDSGVGRASLTDGGTRVKRADAEVPTEAEKSRSLPAGLPEGTPQFVIDRLSDEELRAIADGELEMDDLR, encoded by the coding sequence ATGGCTACATCTGGAGAGTACGGCCGGAAGGACTTCGGCCAAGGCGGCTTGAATGACGGGCTCGACGCGTCAGCCCTGGTCGACGAGATCGGGCTCGACGACGACGAGATCGCGTGGCGGAAGGAGTTCGTCGGCTTCGACGAGGAGGACGAGCGGCGGCTGAGTCGGTACGAGGACGCGTTCGCGGACAACGCGGACCAGATCGCCGATGACTTCTACGAGAACCTCACCGGCCACCAGCAGACGGTCGACGTGATCGGCCGGTCGGAGAAGGGGCTCGAACAGCTCAAGCGGACGCAGTCGGCGTACCTGGTGACCCTCGCGGAGGGCGACTACGGCGAGGAGTACTTCGAGGACCGGGCGCGGATCGGCAAGATCCACGACATGCTGGAGATGCCGATGAAACACTACCTCGGGCAGTACGGCGTGTACTACGACCTCATCCTCCCGATCATCGGCGACCGCCTTGCCGACTCGCTCACCGATCGGCTGGCCCCCGACGCCGCCGATGCGACGGTTGACGACGCGACCGCGGCGGCGGTCGAGGAGGAGGTCGACGACGCGATCGAGGACCTGCTCTCCGTCCTCCGGATCGTCAACCTCGACATGCAGGTCGTCACGGACACGTACATCCACTCGTACAGCGAGAAGCTCTCGAAGGTCGTCGAGGAGAACGAGCGGCTGATGGCGGAGGTGGAAGACGAGGTCGAAGAGCCGATCGCCGACCTGCGCGAGTCGGCGAGCGACGTCGCCGACAGCGCCGCCGAGGTCGGCGACGCGGCCGAAGACCAGTCAGAGCGGGTCGCCGAGGTCTCCTCGGAGGTGGCGAACCTCTCGGCGACGGTCGAAGAGGTTGCGTCGACCGCCGACGAGGTCGAGCGGACGAGCAGCCGGGCGGAGACGCTCGCGGAGGACGGCCGGGACGCGGCCGACGACGCCGCGGCGGCCATGGACGACATCGGCGACGCCGTCGACGAGGTGGCAGAGGACGTCGAGGCGCTCCAAGAGCGCGTCGAGGAGATCGACGAGTTCGTCGACGCGATCAACGGGATCGCCGACCAGACGAACCTGCTCGCCCTGAACGCCTCGATCGAGGCGGCGCGGGCCGGCGAGGCCGGCGCCGGGTTCGGCGTCGTCGCCGACGAGATCAAGTCGCTCGCGGAGGAGTCGCAGGAACACGCGAGCGACATCGAGTCGATGGTCGACGGGATCCGCACCGACACCGAGGAGACGGTCGAGAGCCTCTCGGAGACGACGGTGCGGGTCGACGAGGGGAGCGAGCGCGTCGACGACGCGACGGAGAGCCTCACGGCCATCGCCGAGGCGGTGACGGAGACGGCGGACGGGATCGACGAGGTCTCCGACGTGACCGACGAGCAGGCCGCCGCAGCCGAGGAGATCGCCGCGACGATCGACGGGGTGGTCGAGCAGTCGAGCCGGATCAGCGAGCGGATGCAGGAGTTAGCGGCCGAAAGCGAGCGCCAGTCCGCGGCGGTCGAGGAGGTGGAACGGACCGTGCGCCGGTTGACCCTTGAAAGCGGGACCGATAGCGGTGTCGGCAGGGCGTCTCTGACGGACGGCGGAACGCGGGTGAAGCGGGCGGACGCGGAGGTGCCTACGGAGGCGGAGAAAAGTCGGTCGCTGCCGGCCGGGCTTCCCGAAGGGACGCCCCAGTTCGTGATCGACCGCCTCTCTGACGAGGAACTGCGTGCGATCGCCGACGGAGAGCTAGAGATGGACGATCTGCGGTGA